One region of Quercus lobata isolate SW786 chromosome 2, ValleyOak3.0 Primary Assembly, whole genome shotgun sequence genomic DNA includes:
- the LOC115976629 gene encoding G-type lectin S-receptor-like serine/threonine-protein kinase SD2-5 gives MGWACCTVLLYLVLFSVIVLANGYLTVNSSTTSWTNREPVGDLLKADATIILASRSFGDPDYGHACFCGFFCNQTCNSSRFATFLLNDDPQVLWSANSKNPVSISATLKLNSERGLVLQDADGTVAWSTNISNKSVAAINLTDNCNLMLLDENNATIWQSFDHPSWPTDTLFSGQKLVPGQQLTSEGGLFSLSITTRGLFAYINSNPPLCYWSYLPSLANIISYVQFDSSGLIYFTGTNSSFVILSNPTTSSFMQYMRLEPDGHTRVYHQDWQEVDDLFQITDLCAYPTVCGSYGICINGGCSCPGPINGTSYFQPIKDRRLDLGCSLVIPLSCDASKNQILLEIQNITYFPLLDTSIPEINPYYQNISLRTCTEACLENCSCKAAIYYSSGRCYLQSEIFSLNAITIENTNHKVYIKVQNVPSAVPPQQLTNHGKNKHPLGIIMGSSLGSLLVLFLIGLFVFRIWNKEDADEDEEYHLDHVPGMPTRYSYDELQTITENFNKKLGEGGFGTVFEGTLINGTKVAVKRLDGFSQIKKSFLAEVETIGSTHHFNLVRLIGFCAEKFHRLLVYEYMPNGSLDRWIFHKNSEMLLDWKHRKKIIIEIARGLTYLHEECRQKIVHLDIKPHNILLDENFNAKVSDFGLSKLVDREQSQVVTTMRGTPGYMAPEWLSSVITEKVDVYSFGIVLMEILCGRRNLDHSQPEEAMHLLDLFKKNIEEDQLLDLVDKNSEDMQLHGEEVVNMMRVAAWCLQNDFTKRPSMSMVVKVFEGVVNVESNLDHFFSNPPLLNARAGVDNQEVHAFAATPLLPSVLSGPR, from the coding sequence ATGGGTTGGGCTTGCTGTACTGTTCTTCTGTATCTTGTTCTTTTTTCCGTCATAGTTCTGGCCAACGGTTATCTGACTGTAAACTCTTCTACTACTTCATGGACCAACAGAGAGCCTGTTGGCGATTTACTGAAAGCTGATGCAACAATTATACTTGCCAGTAGATCCTTCGGTGATCCAGACTATGGACATGCTTGTTTTTGTGGCTTCTTCTGTAATCAAACGTGCAACAGTTCTCGCTTTGCCACTTTCCTTCTCAATGATGATCCACAAGTACTATGGTCTGCCAACTCAAAGAATCCTGTTAGCATTAGTGCGACTTTAAAGCTCAATTCAGAAAGAGGTTTGGTGTTACAAGATGCTGATGGAACGGTTGCTTGGTCCACAAATATCAGCAACAAATCTGTGGCTGCCATAAACTTAACCGACAATTGCAACCTCATGCTATTGGATGAAAATAATGCTACAATTTGGCAGTCTTTTGATCACCCATCTTGGCCAACTGACACGTTGTTTTCTGGGCAAAAGTTGGTGCCAGGACAGCAACTCACAAGTGAAGGAGGACTGTTTTCGCTCTCTATTACCACTAGAGGGTTGTTTGCTTATATCAATTCTAATCCTCCCCTATGCTATTGGTCTTATCTACCATCTCTTGCTAACATTATCAGTTatgttcaatttgatagttCTGGCTTAATATACTTTACTGGGACAAATTCCTCATTTGTTATTTTATCCAATCCTACAACATCATCATTTATGCAGTACATGAGATTGGAGCCTGATGGACACACGAGAGTTTATCATCAGGATTGGCAAGAAGTAGATGATCTTTTCCAAATTACTGATTTATGTGCTTACCCTACGGTTTGCGGCAGTTATGGTATTTGTATAAATGGCGGATGTAGTTGTCCTGGACCCATAAATGGGACAAGCTACTTTCAACCAATCAAAGACAGGCGGCTTGACCTTGGATGCTCCCTTGTTATTCCCTTGTCTTGTGATGCTTCcaaaaatcaaattcttttAGAGATCCAGAACATCACATACTTTCCCCTTTTAGATACATCCATCCCAGAAATAAATCCTTACTACCAAAATATAAGTTTAAGGACTTGTACAGAGGCATGCTTAGAAAATTGTTCGTGCAAAGCTGCTATATATTATTCCAGTGGGCGTTGCTATTTACAATCTGAAATTTTTTCACTTAATGCCATTACCATAGAAAATACCAACCATAAAGTATACATTAAGGTGCAGAATGTCCCAAGTGCAGTTCCTCCTCAACAGCTGACAAACCATGGAAAGAATAAACATCCTCTTGGAATAATAATGGGATCCAGCCTTGGATCTTTGCTTGTTTTGTTTCTAATTGGACTCTTTGTTTTTCGAATTTGGAACAAGGAAGATGCTGATGAAGATGAGGAGTATCATTTGGATCATGTACCAGGAATGCCCACAAGATATTCTTATGATGAGTTGCAAACCATaacagaaaatttcaataagaaGCTCGGTGAGGGAGGATTTGGCACAGTTTTTGAAGGGACTCTAATTAACGGCACTAAGGTTGCAGTGAAGCGTCTTGATGGTTTTAGTCAgatcaaaaaatcatttttagcTGAGGTTGAGACAATTGGTAGCACTCATCATTTCAATTTGGTAAGACTGATTGGATTTTGTGCTGAGAAATTTCATAGGCTTCTTGTTTATGAATACATGCCTAATGGGTCTTTAGATAGATGGATATTTCACAAAAATTCAGAGATGCTACTTGATTGGAAACATAGAAAGAAGATCATCATTGAAATAGCACGGGGGCTAACTTATTTACATGAAGAATGTAGGCAAAAGATAGTTCACTTAGATATAAAGCCCCATAACATCCTCTTAGATGAGAATTTTAATGCAAAAGTCTCTGATTTTGGATTGTCTAAACTAGTTGATCGTGAGCAAAGCCAAGTTGTAACGACTATGAGAGGGACTCCTGGCTATATGGCTCCAGAATGGTTGAGTTCAGTAATTACAGAAAAAGTTGATGTATATAGCTTTGGAATAGTACTTATGGAGATATTGTGTGGAAGGAGAAACCTTGATCATTCTCAACCAGAGGAAGCAATGCATCTACTTGATctattcaagaaaaatattgaggAGGACCAATTATTGGATTTGGTTGATAAGAACAGTGAAGATATGCAATTGCATGGAGAAGAAGTTGTTAATATGATGAGGGTTGCAGCATGGTGTTTGCAAAATGATTTCACAAAGAGGCCTTCTATGTCCATGGTGGTTAAGGTCTTTGAGGGTGTTGTGAATGTTGAATCAAACCTAGATCATTTCTTCTCAAATCCACCTTTACTAAATGCAAGAGCTGGAGTTGATAACCAAGAAGTGCATGCTTTTGCTGCTACTCCATTATTGCCTTCAGTTCTATCAGGACCACGATGA